A single window of Chitinophagaceae bacterium DNA harbors:
- a CDS encoding dicarboxylate/amino acid:cation symporter: protein MLKKIPLHIQILVALLAGAFFGIAAAYLNLQQFTKDYISPFGTIFVNVLTLIAVPLILASLIKGISSLTDIAKLSRIGTKSVSLYLISTVIAITIGLLTVNVLKPGEAFSEERRAEFNELYGVSAEERAIRAEEVRDDGPLQFLVDIVPSNIFHSFQDNTKMLQVIFFAFLFGICLVLLPHEKVRPVKEFIDGFNEVILKMVDLIMKAAPYGVFALMASLITDFAGDKPEEAIELLQVLGFYTFTAILGLSFMMFLVYPLVLLFFTKTNYLDFLKGIGPAQMLAFSTSSSAAALPVTMKRCETELGVSKEISSFVLPLGATINMDGTSLYQAVAAVFIAQAFGMDLNLTQQLTIVLTATLASIGAAAVPGAGIVMLVIVLQSIGLEADGIALILAVDRIIDMCRTSVNVTGDATIAMLVAKSENSLIENKNAKNE from the coding sequence ATGCTAAAAAAAATACCATTACATATACAAATTTTAGTGGCATTACTGGCCGGTGCTTTTTTTGGAATAGCTGCGGCTTATTTAAATCTTCAACAATTTACCAAAGACTACATCAGCCCGTTCGGGACAATTTTTGTAAATGTTCTGACTTTGATTGCCGTCCCCTTGATTTTAGCTTCATTGATAAAAGGCATTTCCAGCTTAACAGATATAGCTAAATTATCCAGAATTGGCACCAAATCGGTCAGTCTTTATCTGATATCTACCGTAATTGCAATAACCATTGGTCTTTTAACTGTCAATGTTTTAAAGCCCGGTGAAGCTTTTTCTGAAGAAAGGAGAGCAGAATTCAATGAGCTTTATGGTGTAAGTGCCGAAGAAAGAGCCATAAGAGCTGAGGAAGTCAGAGATGATGGTCCTTTGCAGTTTTTAGTTGATATAGTCCCCAGTAATATTTTTCACTCATTTCAGGACAATACTAAAATGCTGCAGGTAATCTTTTTTGCCTTTTTATTTGGGATTTGTTTGGTCCTGCTGCCCCACGAAAAAGTCCGGCCGGTCAAAGAGTTCATTGACGGATTTAATGAGGTAATTCTCAAAATGGTTGATCTTATAATGAAAGCAGCACCCTATGGTGTTTTTGCACTAATGGCTTCATTAATTACAGATTTTGCAGGAGACAAGCCTGAGGAAGCTATAGAGCTTTTACAAGTTTTAGGATTTTATACCTTTACAGCCATACTGGGTCTTTCTTTTATGATGTTTTTGGTTTATCCCTTGGTATTACTGTTTTTTACCAAAACTAATTACCTTGATTTTCTTAAAGGCATCGGACCTGCCCAAATGCTTGCCTTTTCTACAAGTAGTAGCGCTGCTGCTCTTCCGGTTACTATGAAAAGATGCGAAACTGAATTAGGAGTATCTAAAGAAATTTCAAGCTTTGTACTGCCTTTAGGAGCAACTATAAATATGGACGGAACCAGCCTTTATCAGGCTGTGGCTGCCGTTTTTATTGCCCAGGCCTTTGGCATGGACCTGAATTTAACACAACAATTAACCATAGTTTTAACTGCTACTTTAGCCTCTATAGGTGCTGCTGCTGTACCCGGTGCCGGCATAGTTATGCTCGTAATTGTTTTGCAATCTATTGGCCTGGAGGCAGATGGAATTGCACTCATTTTAGCTGTCGACCGAATTATAGATATGTGCAGAACCAGTGTAAACGTAACGGGAGACGCAACAATCGCCATGTTGGTCGCAAAAAGTGAAAATTCTTTAATTGAAAATAAAAATGCAAAAAATGAGTAA
- a CDS encoding SDR family NAD(P)-dependent oxidoreductase has product MQKMSKKTFVYLTGHSKGIGKNICESLFQQDENIFIHGISRTEKWKHERLKTTLMDLSHPDKFNTGIFEKHNDASKIVLVNNAGMLGDMNRVGSLSSDSIQKTVMLNFTSALLLTNDFLKFYKDHPAQKLIVNVSTGVTNYPIDGWSLYCSTKAGLEMFCRVIDKELELDNRKDVKLFSIAPGKIDTDMQGEIRKADPKGFSMVNDFISYKEKGELVSAEETGKRFADLILKPDSRKKLIDHF; this is encoded by the coding sequence ATGCAAAAAATGAGTAAAAAAACATTCGTTTATTTAACCGGACACTCCAAAGGAATAGGAAAAAATATTTGTGAATCTCTTTTTCAGCAAGATGAAAACATTTTTATTCACGGAATTTCAAGAACAGAAAAGTGGAAGCATGAAAGATTAAAAACAACTCTTATGGATTTGTCCCATCCGGATAAATTTAATACAGGTATTTTTGAAAAACATAATGATGCTTCTAAAATCGTTTTAGTAAATAATGCCGGCATGCTGGGAGATATGAACAGGGTTGGAAGTTTAAGCAGCGATTCTATTCAGAAAACAGTTATGCTGAATTTTACATCTGCTCTGCTTTTAACAAACGATTTTCTGAAATTTTACAAAGATCATCCCGCCCAAAAACTTATTGTAAATGTTTCAACCGGAGTTACAAACTATCCAATAGACGGCTGGAGTCTTTACTGCTCCACAAAGGCCGGACTTGAAATGTTTTGCAGGGTAATTGATAAAGAATTAGAATTAGACAATCGAAAAGATGTTAAGCTGTTTTCAATTGCGCCGGGTAAAATTGATACGGATATGCAGGGAGAAATCAGAAAAGCAGATCCAAAAGGTTTTTCAATGGTCAATGATTTTATCTCTTATAAGGAGAAGGGGGAATTGGTTTCTGCTGAAGAAACCGGAAAGCGTTTTGCTGATTTAATTCTTAAACCGGATAGCAGAAAAAAACTTATTGATCACTTTTAG
- a CDS encoding TonB-dependent receptor, with protein MTYMINTFRIRRFKLFLLLFAYSLFVPFFANAVNEKSKVEVSDTIFTESDTVVLDEVQITAYESSRPDFSQAAPVVRLSKENLEANNSTSVIHSFNTLSGVRFEQRAQASYRISIRGSSLRSPFGVRNIKIYWNGLPLTLPDGTTPFNALDFQNIDDVQVIKGPAGSMYGAGTGGVILLNTEKKKQDQLSLSFGGGSFDTYRFGVEWFHKMQNSSIQANLYHHNTQGHRDHNTLQRTVANINKNLIVSDRQSVNFHLLYSDLQYEIPGGLNESEFSEDPFQARQGSAEQNSSIHQRLLMGGVNHFYSFAPNFSNTTTLYVNTIDFDHPFILDYKKELSFNAGLRTSFTLENSVFNLPYRFIFGGEYLYGKKFADNYGNIDGNIDSIRFSDNLNVTEAFLFQQLELDLTERLSLNIGLSENFLRYRMQRNVDAQLNTTYDYNRNYDAIIVPRAAIGFQPAPSLFTYFSFSSGYSPPTFDELRTNEGSLNEVLLPERGLNYELGVRSALFQDFLNIDGSLFYFNLDETISTFTNEDGVVLFRNAGSTDQYGVELAVSYKLPVRGFLDYFELGHTYNGHFFTYNEYRVNGNDYSGNSLTGVSPHSVSNYLRIHFANDLSLHLAHFYTDEVPLNDANTDFQQSYHLFNAKVIWNLKMSNNFGFSLHAGVENIADRVYSLGNDLNAFGGRYFQPAPGRYFTAGFRFDLNYNKSKSDQ; from the coding sequence ATGACATACATGATAAATACCTTTCGCATCAGGCGATTTAAATTATTTTTACTATTATTTGCCTATAGCCTATTTGTTCCTTTTTTTGCGAATGCGGTAAATGAAAAAAGTAAAGTTGAAGTATCAGATACTATCTTTACAGAGTCAGATACCGTAGTTTTGGATGAGGTGCAAATTACTGCTTATGAATCTTCAAGGCCGGATTTTAGTCAGGCGGCACCGGTTGTAAGACTTAGTAAAGAAAACTTAGAGGCTAACAATTCTACCTCAGTAATACATTCATTTAATACACTTTCAGGAGTTCGTTTTGAGCAAAGGGCTCAGGCAAGTTACAGAATTTCAATTAGAGGCAGTTCGTTACGCTCTCCATTTGGAGTAAGGAATATTAAAATCTATTGGAATGGCTTACCTCTTACTTTACCGGACGGGACAACACCTTTTAATGCTTTAGACTTTCAAAATATTGATGATGTTCAGGTGATAAAAGGACCGGCAGGCAGTATGTATGGAGCCGGTACTGGTGGGGTTATTTTATTGAATACTGAAAAGAAAAAACAGGATCAACTTTCTTTGAGTTTTGGAGGCGGGAGCTTTGATACTTATCGTTTTGGAGTAGAGTGGTTTCATAAGATGCAAAACTCTTCGATTCAGGCTAATCTTTATCATCACAATACTCAGGGTCACAGAGACCACAATACACTTCAAAGAACAGTTGCCAATATTAACAAAAACCTAATCGTAAGCGACAGGCAATCTGTTAATTTTCATCTTTTATACTCAGATTTACAGTACGAAATTCCGGGAGGATTAAATGAAAGTGAATTTTCTGAAGACCCTTTTCAGGCAAGACAGGGGAGTGCGGAACAAAATTCTTCTATCCATCAGCGTTTGTTAATGGGAGGAGTTAATCATTTTTATTCCTTTGCTCCAAATTTCAGCAATACCACAACTTTATATGTAAATACCATAGATTTTGATCACCCTTTCATTCTGGATTATAAAAAAGAACTTTCCTTTAATGCCGGTCTGAGAACATCTTTTACATTGGAAAATTCAGTTTTTAATCTTCCGTATCGATTTATTTTTGGAGGGGAGTATTTATACGGAAAAAAGTTTGCGGATAACTATGGAAATATAGATGGAAATATAGACTCTATCCGCTTTAGTGATAATTTAAATGTTACTGAGGCATTTCTTTTTCAACAACTGGAATTAGACTTAACAGAGAGACTTTCCTTAAATATAGGTTTGAGTGAAAACTTTCTGAGGTACAGAATGCAAAGAAACGTTGATGCGCAGTTAAATACAACCTATGATTACAACAGAAACTACGATGCTATCATAGTGCCCAGAGCTGCTATTGGTTTTCAGCCGGCACCATCATTGTTTACTTATTTTTCTTTTAGTTCCGGCTATTCCCCGCCCACATTTGACGAATTGAGAACAAATGAAGGGAGTTTGAATGAAGTTTTACTACCTGAAAGGGGTTTAAATTATGAATTAGGGGTACGTTCGGCTCTGTTTCAGGATTTTCTTAACATAGACGGCTCACTTTTTTATTTCAATCTGGATGAAACTATAAGTACTTTTACGAATGAAGATGGGGTGGTATTATTTAGAAATGCCGGTTCAACTGATCAATATGGTGTAGAATTGGCAGTCAGTTATAAACTGCCGGTAAGAGGGTTTTTAGATTATTTTGAATTAGGTCATACTTACAACGGTCATTTTTTTACCTATAATGAATATCGGGTAAACGGGAATGACTATTCCGGAAATTCACTTACCGGTGTTTCCCCGCATAGTGTATCGAATTATCTCAGAATTCATTTTGCCAATGACTTATCTTTACATTTGGCTCATTTTTATACTGATGAAGTGCCGTTAAATGATGCTAATACAGATTTTCAGCAGTCGTATCATTTATTTAATGCAAAAGTGATTTGGAATCTGAAAATGAGTAACAACTTCGGATTTAGCTTGCATGCCGGCGTTGAAAATATAGCCGACAGAGTCTATAGTTTGGGAAATGATTTAAATGCTTTTGGTGGCAGATATTTTCAGCCGGCCCCCGGGAGATATTTTACTGCCGGTTTTCGCTTTGATTTAAACTATAATAAATCTAAAAGTGATCAATAA
- a CDS encoding T9SS C-terminal target domain-containing protein → MNFDKNCFLCIVITVCSLLSINVQAQFDIPEPIINTGSYTITDTVYMSPIGDDSNPGTFSEPVKSFNTALQKLPFGVAGVNNGNAYGLIMLKEGFYETHTGFLQSISNFQSGNTFKNVSIEGIGEVIIGGTVDSFANGHLLRLLGNHIFIKNIKLRYSHGIGLLLNRPSGLTSRQNNVLIENVQVDSVGNFSMLLSGIDTVLVRHSGSYYSSRPFKDSLTTPCQWPSGIKFLNSRDCIIHDSEIAYTRGEGLNFQNSLRGKAYNNTLRDNGLNFYNDNSAKLIVRNNHIYNTPGIGEVYWRNCPADTTKVLSGTGILIANEGSCNSGSAPVFENCMTKCILPDEFIRNVDSMFVYNNIFQNNGRSISFWQGETDHVGVNCVRNVFIFNNTIIGSLGSTEASNSGMVHVFYPSYNALFNNFYGTLDNIHISHNIISYDTAVYKNITPVRKVLHNFHPGPLDIQFGYNLWVRNHQYLGTNSIVRSELPAELPLLKDTLNKITPCDENLVFVYEAPRAFDFLTKDYLGNERTEFTNVGALEYEDNCNLHYNISPPLQNETDILIYPNPCLNCSSIKINGLSNSNQYYYQLFTIQGRRLSQGLIKNHQIEMPLAGNGIHLLYIMNENKKTVHKLVIKNHF, encoded by the coding sequence ATGAATTTTGATAAAAACTGTTTTTTATGTATTGTGATTACTGTTTGCAGTTTGCTAAGTATTAATGTACAGGCGCAGTTTGATATACCCGAACCAATAATTAATACCGGTTCTTACACTATAACTGATACTGTATATATGTCTCCTATAGGCGATGACAGCAATCCGGGAACCTTTAGTGAACCGGTTAAAAGTTTTAATACTGCTCTTCAAAAACTTCCTTTTGGAGTAGCCGGAGTTAACAATGGAAATGCTTACGGGCTAATTATGCTTAAGGAGGGTTTCTATGAAACGCATACCGGTTTTCTGCAAAGCATTAGTAATTTTCAAAGTGGAAATACTTTTAAAAATGTAAGTATTGAAGGAATAGGTGAAGTTATTATTGGAGGAACTGTAGATTCTTTTGCAAACGGACATTTATTGAGACTTTTGGGAAACCATATCTTTATTAAAAATATCAAACTCAGATATTCTCACGGGATAGGCTTACTTTTAAACAGGCCTTCAGGATTAACAAGTCGACAAAACAATGTACTTATTGAGAATGTACAGGTTGATAGTGTAGGAAATTTCTCTATGTTACTGAGTGGTATCGATACTGTTTTAGTTAGACATTCAGGTTCTTATTATTCCAGCAGACCATTCAAAGACAGTTTAACTACTCCTTGTCAATGGCCAAGCGGTATTAAGTTTTTAAACAGCCGGGATTGTATAATTCATGACTCTGAAATAGCTTATACCAGAGGCGAAGGATTAAATTTTCAAAATAGCCTTAGAGGAAAGGCATACAACAACACTCTCCGTGATAACGGCTTGAATTTTTACAATGACAACTCAGCAAAACTAATTGTTAGAAACAACCACATATATAACACTCCCGGTATTGGTGAGGTGTATTGGAGAAATTGTCCTGCCGATACAACTAAGGTGTTATCCGGCACCGGTATATTAATTGCTAATGAAGGTTCGTGTAATAGTGGCAGCGCACCGGTTTTTGAGAACTGTATGACTAAATGCATCTTACCGGATGAATTTATCCGAAATGTTGATAGCATGTTTGTCTACAACAATATTTTTCAAAATAATGGCAGAAGCATTTCTTTTTGGCAGGGTGAAACCGACCACGTTGGTGTAAATTGTGTTAGAAATGTATTCATCTTTAACAATACCATAATAGGCAGCCTTGGTAGTACAGAGGCTTCCAATTCGGGCATGGTACATGTTTTTTACCCCAGCTATAACGCATTATTCAACAATTTTTACGGCACCTTAGATAATATCCATATTTCTCATAACATTATATCTTATGACACGGCGGTATATAAAAATATCACTCCTGTCAGAAAAGTGCTTCATAATTTTCATCCGGGACCGCTTGATATTCAGTTTGGGTATAACTTATGGGTAAGAAATCATCAATATCTTGGCACAAACAGCATAGTAAGAAGTGAATTACCGGCTGAATTACCATTGTTAAAAGATACTTTAAACAAAATTACTCCCTGCGATGAGAATTTAGTTTTTGTTTATGAAGCGCCAAGAGCATTTGATTTTTTAACAAAAGATTATTTAGGTAATGAAAGGACTGAATTCACAAATGTGGGTGCTTTAGAGTACGAAGACAATTGTAACTTACATTATAACATCTCTCCCCCTTTACAAAATGAAACGGATATCCTAATTTACCCGAACCCTTGCCTGAATTGCAGCTCAATTAAAATAAACGGGCTTAGCAATTCAAATCAATATTACTATCAACTGTTTACTATACAAGGCAGGCGTTTATCTCAGGGGTTGATAAAAAACCATCAAATAGAAATGCCTCTTGCCGGAAATGGAATTCATTTGCTTTATATTATGAATGAAAACAAAAAAACGGTACACAAACTTGTAATAAAAAACCATTTTTAA